TTTCGCCTGATGGACAGCGTTTAGCCTCGGGAAGTATGGATAATACCGTCATCCTTTGGTCGATGAATGGCGAACTGTTGGAACAGTTTACAGCACACCGTTCAGGGGTCACATCGGTTAGTTTTAGTCCTTTCGGTGAGATTTTAGCTTCTGGCAGCTTTGATAATACGGTGAAGCTTTGGTCTCTAGATGGTACATTACTGCAAACCCTAGAGGGACATCAGCAACGAGTGGCAGCGATCGCATTTCATCCTGATGGTGATCGTCTGATCTCGGGTGCCGCCGATCGGGTAGTGAAGATTTGGGATTTGACGGCCGTGCCCGCCACTCCCCTAACCCGCACCGAGTTGATCGACCAAAGCTGTCAGTGGTTAAGTGACTACCTGCGCCACAACCGTCATGTCTTAGAGAGCGATCGCTCCCTTTGCTCTGGTCGTGCTGGCATTGTTGAATGAGGCTATGACATCAGAAGGTGAGCCATCAAGGTCGTGTGAGCGTCTCGCCCACGGTTCTCTATAAGTATGAGTTGCCATTGAAGTCTTTAGGGTCTTCATGGTATGGGTATGGGGGTCAAACCGGGGAATGGGTGGCGATCGCCCTAGATCTTGCTACGATTAGGTACCTCATGGTGATGACCCGCGTTTTCGTCGGCGTGACGTTCCTACTATCCTGCAAAGAAAACTATGGTGACTGAGCCGCTTGTATTGTGTTTGGGCGAAGTGCTGTTTGACCGGATTGCAGACCAGCCCGGTTTGGCGGTGGATGAGGTGGTGTCTTGGACACCCTATCCAGGAGGGGCTCCGGCCAATGTAGCTTGTGCGCTGGTGAAACTGGGTACGGCGGCAGGATTTGTAGGCTGTGTGGGAGAAGATGAGCCGGGGCAAATTTTGGTGGAATTGCTGCGTACCACCGGAGTGAATGGAGTGGGTATTCAGCGCCATGGCACAGCGCCCACCCGTGAGGTCTACGTCGTGCGTTCCCTAGAAGGCGATCGCCAGTTTGCAGGCTTCGGCGATCGCGATACCACGGTCTTTGCTGATACACGCCTACAGGCCGATTTATTGCCCGGTGCCTTGTTTGATGCCGCAGAAATCTTGGTGTTGGGCACCTTGGAACTAGCCTATCCCACCACGCGCCAAGCGATTGATCGGGCCCTAGATTTTGCCGACGATCGCTTCCTCAAGGTGATGATAGATGTGAACTGGCGGCCGATGTTTTGGCCCGATCCTAAACAAGCCAAGTCGTTGATTCGTCAGTATCTTGAACGGGCCGACTTCCTGAAGCTCTCGGATGATGAAGCTCTGTGGCTGTTTAACACCGTAGAACCAGCGGCGATCGCCCATCTGCTGGGGCATGTGGAAGGGGTCTTGGTGACCGC
This DNA window, taken from Candidatus Obscuribacterales bacterium, encodes the following:
- a CDS encoding carbohydrate kinase codes for the protein MVTEPLVLCLGEVLFDRIADQPGLAVDEVVSWTPYPGGAPANVACALVKLGTAAGFVGCVGEDEPGQILVELLRTTGVNGVGIQRHGTAPTREVYVVRSLEGDRQFAGFGDRDTTVFADTRLQADLLPGALFDAAEILVLGTLELAYPTTRQAIDRALDFADDRFLKVMIDVNWRPMFWPDPKQAKSLIRQYLERADFLKLSDDEALWLFNTVEPAAIAHLLGHVEGVLVTAGEKGCTYYLGDHEGKLPAFSLDVEDTTGAGDSFLAGFIHQLCQRGMEALKDADQVRQMVTYASAVGALTTLRAGAIAAQPT